From a single Prochlorococcus sp. MIT 0603 genomic region:
- a CDS encoding ferredoxin:protochlorophyllide reductase (ATP-dependent) subunit B, whose protein sequence is MELTLWTYEGPPHIGAMRIASSMKGVHYVLHAPQGDTYADLLFTMIERRGTRPPVTYTTFQARDLGGDTAELVKGHIHEAVERFKPEALLVGESCTAELIQDQPGSLAKGLGLDLPIVGLELPAYSKKENWGAAETLYQLVRGLLKDIPQETLKQSKTSWKDEGRRPRVNLLGPSLLGFRCRDDVLEIQKILGEHGIDINVIAPLGASPADITRLPKADVNICLYPEIAESTCIWLERNFNIPFTKTIPIGVKATHEFLDELHELLGLELSSSINQNNQSKLPWYSKSVDSNYLTGKRVFIFGDGTHVLAAARIAKEELGFEVVGMGTYSREMARKVRSAAKEHEIEALITNDYLEVEEAIKESAPELVLGTQMERHSAKRLGIPCAVISTPMHVQDVPARYSPQMGWEGANVIFDDWVHPLMMGLEEHLIGMFRHDFEFTDGHQSHLGHLGGHSSTNEVSSQNAPIQELSNKIDSQKALHWTKEGESELAKIPFFVRGKVRRNTEIYAREAGCTEINGETLLDAKAHFAK, encoded by the coding sequence ATGGAACTAACACTTTGGACCTATGAAGGCCCCCCTCATATAGGTGCAATGAGAATCGCATCATCAATGAAAGGCGTCCATTACGTATTGCATGCGCCTCAAGGAGATACATATGCAGACCTTCTCTTTACCATGATTGAACGCAGAGGCACTAGACCTCCAGTAACCTATACAACTTTTCAAGCAAGAGATTTAGGAGGAGATACTGCAGAATTAGTTAAAGGGCATATTCATGAAGCTGTAGAACGCTTCAAACCGGAGGCACTTCTCGTTGGCGAAAGTTGCACTGCTGAATTAATACAAGACCAACCGGGTTCTCTTGCCAAGGGATTGGGATTAGATCTTCCCATTGTTGGCCTAGAACTTCCTGCGTATAGCAAAAAAGAAAACTGGGGGGCAGCAGAGACTCTCTATCAACTAGTTAGAGGCCTCTTAAAAGATATTCCACAAGAAACTCTAAAACAATCTAAAACATCCTGGAAAGATGAAGGTAGAAGGCCAAGAGTAAATTTACTAGGTCCATCTTTGCTTGGTTTCAGATGTAGAGATGATGTATTGGAAATTCAAAAAATCCTTGGAGAACATGGAATTGATATTAATGTCATCGCTCCTCTTGGAGCATCACCTGCTGACATAACCAGACTCCCGAAAGCAGATGTAAATATTTGCTTATATCCAGAGATAGCTGAATCGACTTGTATTTGGCTTGAACGAAATTTCAATATCCCTTTCACAAAAACAATCCCTATTGGCGTCAAAGCAACGCATGAGTTCCTTGATGAACTTCATGAATTACTAGGCCTTGAACTGTCGAGCTCAATTAATCAAAACAATCAATCAAAGCTACCTTGGTATTCAAAGTCTGTTGATTCTAATTACCTAACAGGTAAAAGAGTGTTCATTTTTGGGGATGGCACCCATGTCTTAGCCGCAGCAAGAATTGCAAAAGAAGAGCTAGGATTCGAAGTAGTAGGGATGGGAACTTATAGCAGGGAAATGGCTCGCAAAGTACGTTCTGCAGCCAAAGAACATGAGATAGAAGCCTTAATTACAAACGACTATTTAGAAGTCGAAGAAGCAATAAAAGAGTCCGCACCAGAACTAGTTCTTGGAACACAAATGGAAAGGCATAGCGCCAAAAGACTTGGTATTCCGTGCGCCGTAATAAGCACCCCTATGCACGTTCAAGATGTTCCTGCACGCTATAGCCCTCAAATGGGCTGGGAGGGAGCAAATGTAATATTTGACGATTGGGTTCATCCTCTAATGATGGGACTAGAAGAGCATCTAATAGGAATGTTTCGTCATGACTTTGAGTTTACAGATGGACATCAAAGCCACTTGGGTCATCTTGGAGGCCATTCCTCCACAAACGAAGTATCAAGCCAAAATGCACCCATACAAGAGTTGAGCAATAAAATAGATTCTCAAAAAGCTCTTCATTGGACCAAGGAAGGTGAATCAGAATTAGCTAAAATCCCATTTTTTGTAAGAGGAAAAGTTAGAAGAAATACTGAGATATATGCTCGAGAAGCAGGTTGTACTGAAATCAATGGAGAGACCTTATTAGACGCAAAAGCTCATTTCGCGAAATAA
- a CDS encoding non-canonical purine NTP pyrophosphatase, which translates to MLIKPLLTIASGNPKKVAEIEFMLGPLPLKVQRQPDNFEVEESGSTYLENAILKAKATAKLTNSWTIADDSGLEVDALQGGPGIYSARFAESNEIKVNKLLNELADTPYRSARFCSVMVLCDPEGNHIHDAQGTCWGEILRKPAYPKGEFESIFWVREANCTYGELSQEQLTKLGSRGKAARALAPYLLKTIGLQ; encoded by the coding sequence ATGTTGATCAAACCACTACTTACAATTGCTAGTGGGAACCCTAAAAAGGTTGCAGAAATTGAATTCATGCTAGGGCCTCTCCCTCTGAAAGTTCAACGTCAGCCAGACAATTTTGAAGTAGAAGAAAGTGGGTCAACTTATTTAGAGAATGCCATATTAAAAGCAAAAGCAACTGCAAAATTAACTAACTCATGGACAATTGCAGATGATTCTGGATTAGAAGTAGATGCCTTGCAAGGTGGACCAGGTATTTACTCTGCACGATTTGCTGAATCTAACGAAATCAAGGTCAACAAGCTTCTAAACGAACTTGCAGACACGCCATATCGAAGTGCTCGCTTTTGCAGCGTAATGGTTCTATGCGATCCAGAAGGTAATCACATTCATGATGCACAAGGAACCTGTTGGGGTGAGATCTTAAGAAAACCTGCATACCCAAAAGGCGAATTTGAATCGATCTTTTGGGTAAGAGAAGCAAATTGTACTTATGGGGAGCTCAGCCAAGAACAATTAACAAAATTAGGAAGCAGAGGAAAAGCAGCAAGAGCATTGGCCCCTTATCTTCTTAAAACAATCGGGCTCCAGTGA
- the bchL gene encoding ferredoxin:protochlorophyllide reductase (ATP-dependent) iron-sulfur ATP-binding protein → MTTTLTNRSDGEGSVQVKLDPKVKIEEGALVIAVYGKGGIGKSTTSSNLSAAFSKLGKKVLQIGCDPKHDSTFTLTHKMVPTVIDILEEVDFHSEELRPTDFMFEGFNGVQCVESGGPPAGTGCGGYVTGQTVKLLKEHHLLEDTDVVIFDVLGDVVCGGFAAPLQHANYCLIVTANDFDSIFAMNRIVAAINAKAKNYKVRLGGVIANRSAELDQIEKFNERTGLKTMAHFKNVDAIRRSRLKKCTIFEMDAEEEGVLEVQNEYLSLAKKMINDVEPLEAEPLKDREIFDLLGFD, encoded by the coding sequence ATGACTACAACTTTAACCAATCGTTCAGATGGGGAAGGAAGTGTTCAAGTAAAACTAGATCCAAAAGTCAAAATAGAAGAAGGTGCTCTAGTAATTGCTGTTTATGGGAAAGGAGGAATTGGTAAATCCACAACATCCTCAAACCTATCCGCAGCCTTTTCAAAACTAGGAAAAAAGGTCTTGCAAATTGGTTGTGATCCAAAGCATGACAGCACTTTCACGCTCACACATAAAATGGTTCCTACCGTTATTGATATTCTTGAAGAAGTTGATTTTCACAGTGAGGAACTTAGACCAACAGACTTTATGTTTGAAGGATTTAACGGGGTTCAATGTGTTGAGAGTGGAGGACCTCCAGCCGGGACAGGGTGTGGAGGATACGTCACAGGACAAACTGTCAAGCTTTTAAAAGAACACCATCTTCTTGAAGACACCGATGTAGTCATATTTGATGTATTAGGAGATGTTGTATGCGGTGGATTTGCAGCACCGTTACAACATGCCAACTATTGCTTGATAGTTACAGCAAATGATTTTGACTCGATTTTTGCAATGAATCGAATAGTTGCAGCAATAAATGCTAAAGCCAAAAACTACAAAGTTAGACTTGGTGGAGTCATTGCAAATCGCTCAGCTGAATTAGATCAAATAGAGAAATTCAATGAAAGGACTGGCCTGAAGACTATGGCTCATTTTAAAAATGTAGATGCCATTCGTCGATCAAGGCTTAAAAAGTGCACAATCTTTGAAATGGATGCTGAAGAAGAAGGCGTATTAGAAGTTCAAAACGAATACCTATCACTTGCAAAGAAAATGATTAACGACGTTGAACCTTTGGAGGCTGAACCATTAAAAGACAGAGAGATTTTTGACTTACTTGGTTTTGACTAA
- a CDS encoding lipoate--protein ligase family protein — MKHGQIINFSVLNGPFQMASDVMMLENLNRTSDLEISIRFYRWEGNWLSIGHHQKDFPKHWATLVKNRKLNLVRRPSGGGAVLHSGGLTYSLAWKSPPRKRNQAYIKASQWLINSFAELGLNLKFGNTIALPTGNCFSTSSNADLVDKKGLKRIGSAQFWRGGNVLQHGEILLDPPLDLWHDVFNSEPPKAAPQNIPRMDLEKILAKSLCKHWPSINWIQKDFQLNELEEISKNSKAYLVTL, encoded by the coding sequence ATGAAACATGGTCAAATAATTAATTTCTCCGTCCTTAACGGTCCTTTTCAAATGGCCTCTGATGTAATGATGCTTGAAAATTTGAATCGGACATCTGATCTCGAAATATCCATTCGTTTTTACAGATGGGAAGGGAATTGGCTCTCAATTGGTCATCATCAAAAAGATTTCCCAAAGCATTGGGCCACTTTAGTCAAAAACAGAAAATTAAATCTAGTCAGAAGACCAAGTGGTGGAGGAGCTGTTCTTCATTCAGGAGGATTAACATACTCCCTTGCCTGGAAATCTCCACCTCGAAAAAGAAACCAAGCCTATATAAAAGCAAGTCAATGGTTAATCAATAGTTTCGCAGAACTAGGCCTAAACTTAAAGTTTGGCAATACAATTGCTTTGCCTACTGGGAATTGCTTCTCTACATCCAGTAATGCAGATCTAGTTGATAAAAAAGGGCTTAAAAGAATAGGCAGTGCTCAATTTTGGCGTGGGGGAAATGTACTTCAACATGGTGAGATACTTTTAGATCCACCTCTAGATCTTTGGCATGATGTTTTCAACTCTGAGCCTCCAAAAGCAGCTCCACAAAACATCCCAAGAATGGACCTAGAAAAAATTCTTGCAAAATCACTATGCAAGCATTGGCCTTCGATTAACTGGATTCAAAAAGATTTTCAATTAAATGAATTAGAAGAAATTTCTAAAAATTCAAAAGCCTACTTAGTCACTCTCTGA
- a CDS encoding site-2 protease family protein has translation MEGIEVIKLKGISLKVHPSWFFILIIFTRLSQIQFSRTFEGQLPIWQGWCIGFLISIALLISVVLRELGHSFMALNEGVKVSGITVVSFGGIKRVDKQCSTAMATLRVAIAGPLVNISLGMLFLIFARVGSSFNPVFVELLIRIGIINILLAVVNLLPGLPLDGGVILKSLVWHFTGSQRKGHKAANASARVFSLIVIFIGGLTFTVKGAGFLALCLIIMGWFGFTASRSQDQIMIVQQALSDLSVSEAARKRFRVLDQDQSLKRLSELGLNSSNSKENNLEEWVLLCSSGRWVGYVTSELLMDVPSEYWDQYLLANYKKPLSELPSINDCSPLWKAVLKLDSINKQRLLVFNAAGLPCGTIDKVDLAQIVLKKLGIELPQNLLEMARKNNIYPLGISLSKIVEGMVSSGLIQRTQSQRVTK, from the coding sequence TTGGAAGGGATAGAGGTTATAAAGTTAAAGGGAATCTCTTTAAAGGTTCATCCAAGTTGGTTTTTTATACTGATTATTTTCACTCGTCTATCGCAGATTCAATTTTCCAGAACATTTGAAGGTCAACTCCCTATATGGCAAGGTTGGTGTATTGGCTTTTTGATATCTATAGCATTACTAATATCAGTTGTTTTACGAGAGCTGGGACATTCTTTTATGGCTTTGAATGAGGGGGTAAAAGTTTCTGGCATTACGGTAGTTTCTTTTGGTGGTATTAAAAGAGTAGATAAACAATGTTCTACTGCTATGGCAACTCTTCGAGTTGCCATAGCAGGACCTTTAGTAAATATTTCGCTTGGGATGTTATTTTTGATTTTTGCCAGAGTTGGTAGCAGTTTTAACCCTGTTTTTGTAGAGTTATTGATTAGGATTGGAATCATTAATATACTTTTGGCGGTTGTAAATTTATTACCAGGCTTACCTTTAGATGGGGGCGTGATATTAAAATCATTAGTTTGGCATTTTACTGGTAGTCAGCGTAAAGGACACAAAGCTGCTAATGCCTCAGCGCGTGTTTTTTCATTGATTGTGATTTTTATTGGAGGGTTGACTTTTACAGTTAAAGGAGCTGGCTTCTTGGCGCTCTGCTTAATAATCATGGGCTGGTTTGGATTTACTGCGTCAAGATCTCAAGACCAAATAATGATTGTTCAGCAAGCTTTATCAGATTTAAGTGTTTCTGAGGCTGCTAGAAAACGCTTCCGTGTTCTTGATCAAGATCAATCACTTAAAAGGCTTAGCGAATTAGGCTTAAACTCTTCTAATTCCAAGGAAAATAATTTGGAAGAATGGGTTCTTTTGTGTAGTTCTGGGCGTTGGGTTGGTTATGTAACTAGCGAATTGTTGATGGATGTTCCTTCCGAATATTGGGATCAGTATCTATTGGCCAATTATAAGAAACCTCTTTCTGAGCTTCCATCGATTAATGATTGCAGCCCACTTTGGAAGGCTGTTTTGAAATTGGATAGTATCAATAAACAAAGGCTATTAGTCTTTAATGCTGCAGGCTTGCCTTGCGGAACTATAGACAAAGTTGATCTTGCACAGATAGTTTTAAAAAAGCTTGGGATTGAACTTCCTCAGAATCTCCTAGAGATGGCGAGAAAAAATAATATTTACCCTTTAGGTATATCTCTGAGCAAGATTGTTGAAGGAATGGTTTCCTCAGGGTTAATTCAAAGGACTCAATCTCAGAGAGTGACTAAGTAG
- the psaM gene encoding photosystem I reaction center subunit XII, with translation METSTTIDLAGLCLVVVMHAGILALRLGISLRKA, from the coding sequence ATGGAGACCTCAACCACTATTGATCTTGCCGGCCTTTGCTTAGTGGTGGTTATGCATGCGGGAATATTGGCTTTGAGATTAGGAATTAGTCTAAGAAAAGCTTGA
- a CDS encoding BMC domain-containing protein — protein sequence MANETMGIALGMIETRGLVPAIEAADAMTKAAEVRLIGREFVGGGYVTVLVRGETGAVNAAVRAGADACERVGDGLVAAHIIARPHREVEPALGNGNFLGQKD from the coding sequence ATGGCTAACGAAACTATGGGCATCGCACTCGGCATGATCGAGACTCGCGGACTTGTCCCAGCTATTGAAGCTGCTGACGCAATGACTAAGGCTGCTGAAGTGCGCCTTATAGGTCGTGAATTTGTTGGTGGCGGTTATGTAACCGTTTTAGTACGTGGCGAAACTGGTGCAGTTAATGCTGCTGTTCGTGCTGGCGCTGACGCATGTGAGCGTGTAGGTGATGGACTTGTTGCTGCTCACATTATTGCTCGTCCTCATAGAGAAGTTGAGCCTGCATTGGGCAACGGCAACTTCCTTGGTCAGAAGGACTGA
- a CDS encoding ferredoxin:protochlorophyllide reductase (ATP-dependent) subunit N: MSGSTLLKETGPREVFCGLTSIVWLHRRMPDAFFLVVGSRTCAHLIQSAAGVMIFAEPRFGTAILEERDLAGLADAHEELDRVVKNLLKRRPEIRTLFLVGSCPSEVIKIDLSRAAERLNSQFNGQVTVLNYSGSGIETTFTQGEDGALKALVPLLPSSKEEQLLLVGTLANPVEDRLKTIFKRLGIQKIESFPPRQSTQLPSIGPGTKVLLVQPYLTDTARELKNRGAEILQAPFPLGIDGSRLWIEAAANAFKVNQSLVESTLSPLILRAKKALKPYAEKLSGKKLFLLPESQLEIPLARFLNNECGMELIEVGVPYLNREMMQSELELLPDSTRIVEGQHVEKQLDRVRDSNPDLVVCGMGLANPLEAEGISTKWSIEMVFSPIHGIDQASDLAELFARPLHRHNILNPKTLETA, translated from the coding sequence ATGAGCGGCTCAACGCTGCTAAAGGAAACTGGTCCCAGAGAAGTCTTTTGTGGGCTTACCTCTATCGTTTGGCTTCACAGACGCATGCCAGATGCTTTTTTCCTTGTAGTGGGATCAAGAACTTGTGCTCACCTTATTCAGAGTGCTGCTGGGGTGATGATTTTTGCGGAACCTAGATTTGGGACTGCGATCCTGGAAGAAAGAGATCTTGCTGGCCTTGCTGATGCTCATGAAGAACTAGATCGTGTGGTTAAAAACCTTTTAAAGAGACGGCCAGAAATTCGCACGCTTTTCCTCGTAGGTTCTTGTCCAAGCGAAGTTATAAAAATAGATCTATCCAGAGCAGCAGAAAGGTTAAACAGCCAATTCAATGGGCAAGTGACTGTTTTGAATTACTCAGGGAGTGGTATTGAAACAACTTTTACACAAGGAGAAGATGGAGCTCTAAAAGCATTAGTCCCTCTTTTGCCATCTAGCAAAGAAGAGCAATTACTTCTTGTAGGGACACTGGCTAATCCAGTTGAAGATAGGTTGAAAACAATCTTTAAGAGGTTAGGTATACAAAAAATTGAAAGCTTCCCTCCGAGGCAATCAACTCAATTACCTTCTATAGGACCTGGAACTAAAGTTTTATTAGTTCAACCCTATTTAACAGATACCGCTAGAGAACTTAAAAATAGAGGAGCGGAAATACTACAAGCCCCTTTCCCACTAGGTATAGATGGGAGCAGGTTGTGGATAGAAGCCGCTGCAAATGCATTCAAAGTTAATCAATCCCTTGTCGAATCAACATTATCGCCCTTAATTCTTAGAGCTAAAAAAGCTTTAAAACCTTATGCCGAAAAATTATCAGGTAAAAAACTTTTTCTTTTACCAGAGTCACAACTAGAAATCCCTCTTGCACGCTTCTTAAATAACGAATGTGGAATGGAGCTTATTGAAGTAGGAGTACCTTATCTAAACCGGGAGATGATGCAATCTGAACTAGAACTTCTTCCAGATTCAACTCGAATTGTTGAAGGCCAACATGTAGAAAAACAGCTAGACCGAGTAAGGGATAGCAATCCTGATTTAGTTGTATGTGGGATGGGACTAGCTAATCCTTTAGAAGCAGAAGGTATATCAACAAAATGGTCTATCGAAATGGTATTTAGTCCCATTCATGGAATTGACCAAGCCTCTGATCTTGCTGAACTTTTCGCAAGGCCATTACATCGGCATAACATCCTGAATCCTAAAACCCTAGAAACCGCTTAA
- a CDS encoding microcompartment protein, with the protein MSALTGFPNDERRLSGSSLVTGSEVGPQAGASCVITTDSEKSLVSRQASHVQQIELRTYVFLDSLQPQLAAYMGTVSQGFLPIPGDACLWMEVSPGMAVHRVTDIALKASNVRLGQMVVERAFGSLALYHRDQSTVLHSGDVVLDAIGSSVDRRTKPQISWTEVIRAITPDHAVLINRQNRRGSMIQSGMSMFILETEPAGYVLMAANEAEKASNITVVDVKGVGAFGRLTLAGKEGDVEEAAAAAMRSIDQINRQ; encoded by the coding sequence ATGAGTGCTTTGACTGGCTTTCCAAATGATGAGCGGAGACTCTCTGGGAGTTCGCTTGTAACAGGTTCTGAGGTTGGCCCTCAGGCTGGAGCAAGCTGCGTTATTACTACTGACTCGGAAAAATCACTTGTATCTCGTCAGGCTAGTCATGTTCAACAAATTGAGTTAAGAACGTACGTATTTTTAGATTCACTTCAACCTCAGCTTGCTGCCTATATGGGTACAGTGAGCCAAGGGTTCCTTCCTATCCCTGGTGATGCTTGTCTTTGGATGGAAGTGTCTCCAGGCATGGCTGTTCATAGAGTTACTGATATCGCTCTGAAAGCGAGCAACGTTAGGCTAGGTCAAATGGTTGTAGAAAGGGCTTTTGGTTCTTTAGCTCTTTATCATCGAGATCAAAGTACTGTTCTTCATTCTGGTGATGTTGTATTAGATGCCATTGGAAGTAGCGTTGATAGACGAACTAAGCCTCAAATTAGCTGGACTGAAGTTATTAGAGCTATTACGCCAGATCATGCTGTTTTGATTAACCGTCAAAACAGAAGAGGATCTATGATCCAATCTGGAATGAGTATGTTTATTTTAGAAACTGAGCCAGCAGGCTATGTTTTAATGGCTGCAAATGAAGCAGAGAAGGCTTCTAATATTACTGTTGTTGATGTAAAAGGAGTTGGTGCCTTTGGTAGGCTAACTCTAGCTGGCAAAGAGGGTGACGTTGAAGAGGCGGCAGCAGCTGCAATGAGATCAATTGATCAGATAAACCGTCAATAA
- a CDS encoding protochlorophyllide reductase, whose protein sequence is MALFQSAPGTVLITGTTSGVGLYATKALVDLGWKVITANRSPIKAEDAAVKLGLPFRCPNQLQHIYLDLSDLESIRVETKKLLISLEQPLDALVCNAAVYMPRLLKPQRSPQGYELSMATNHFGHFLLIQLLLDNLSDSKRPVWKGRSWGIESSRIVMLGTVTANYTELGGKIPIPAPADLGDLSGFKQGFIDPISMASGKRFKPGKAYKDSKLCNMITIQELDRRYKDSSIVFSSLYPGCVANTKLFRNTPKIFQWLFPLFQRFITGGFVSQTLAGKRVAQVVSNPEFGISGVHWSWGNRQKKNGEQFSQKLSERITDPLTAKNVWELSMKLIDSN, encoded by the coding sequence ATGGCCTTATTTCAATCTGCACCAGGTACTGTTCTTATAACTGGGACAACTTCAGGAGTTGGTCTTTATGCAACAAAAGCTTTGGTGGATTTAGGTTGGAAAGTTATCACTGCCAATCGATCTCCAATTAAAGCGGAGGATGCGGCAGTTAAATTAGGATTGCCGTTTAGATGTCCAAATCAGCTTCAACATATTTATTTAGATCTTTCTGATTTAGAGAGCATTCGTGTTGAGACCAAAAAACTTTTGATTTCTCTGGAACAGCCTTTGGATGCCTTGGTTTGTAATGCTGCTGTTTATATGCCAAGACTATTGAAACCTCAGCGATCACCTCAAGGGTACGAGCTTTCTATGGCTACAAATCATTTTGGCCATTTCCTTCTAATTCAACTTTTATTGGATAATTTAAGTGATTCCAAACGACCAGTCTGGAAGGGGCGTTCATGGGGTATTGAATCCTCGAGAATTGTCATGCTAGGAACAGTGACAGCTAATTACACCGAATTAGGAGGGAAAATCCCAATCCCAGCGCCAGCCGACTTAGGAGATTTATCTGGCTTTAAGCAAGGTTTCATTGACCCAATTTCGATGGCTAGTGGGAAACGTTTTAAACCAGGGAAGGCCTACAAAGACAGCAAGCTTTGCAATATGATCACCATTCAAGAGCTTGATAGAAGGTATAAGGATTCTTCTATTGTATTTAGTTCTCTTTATCCAGGATGTGTTGCAAATACAAAGCTTTTTAGAAATACACCTAAGATATTTCAATGGCTTTTCCCTCTATTTCAAAGGTTTATAACAGGAGGCTTTGTTAGTCAGACGTTAGCAGGTAAAAGGGTGGCTCAAGTCGTTTCCAATCCTGAATTTGGAATTTCTGGTGTCCACTGGAGCTGGGGAAATAGACAAAAGAAAAATGGCGAACAATTTTCTCAAAAATTATCTGAACGTATTACTGATCCTTTAACAGCAAAGAATGTTTGGGAATTATCTATGAAGCTAATAGATTCGAATTAA